The nucleotide window ATTCACGGCCTCACGGCCCCCAATATCCCCATGATGGACGGGATGACCGAGAACTTTGGCCCGTTCGTTTCTTCAACGGCACTTGTCAGTGCAATGGAAACTTCACCGGTTATAATTGCGGCCGTTGCAGACATGGGTGGACCGGGATAAACTGTGATCAGCCGGTCGCAGTTGGTAAGTGTCAGTTGAACTATGGCAGTTGGAACTCAAAAATTCAATCCCAGATAGCTATTTTAAGTTGTTGGTCAAAAATATGGTAGCAAAACCATTGTTCAGCTTTTAGATATGGGCATGTTCTTGTAGACTGACTGGAGACAGACACAAATTGTTCAGGCTCAGAGGGGAAACATCGTTTTACATTTGTAAAACATTTTATAATGAAACTTTAGTCTTATCTGATACATTCCCTTCGCGGTAATCACGCAGACTGCCAAATACTTGTTCTACGATGACACCAAAATCCACCTCTGAGCAATGAGAATGCAATTCTTCTTCATTAAAACAAATTTCTGATGAATGCATGAATGCCTCCGGTAATCTCATCATATTTCTGTAATCCTTGTTTGTGTAGTTCGGAGAAACGTGATGCAGCTCAGCTCAGATCAGAAGAGAGCATTCGTGAACGCGCTCGACCAGGCCAAGCGCACAGTGCACCCCGACCTGGTCATCGCTACACGGCGATACCAGGAGATATTTGGACCAGATGGAAACACAATGCAATTCCAAAACATCACCATTTACAATTACTTTGTGTGGACCCACTACTACTCTGTCAGCAAAACCTTCTTGGGGGCCGACCAGCCTAGTTTCGGCGGGGTTGATTTCTCGCACGAAGGCCCCGGTTTTGTCACATGGCACAGGTATCACCTGCTCCAACTTGAGAGGGACATGCAGGTGAGTTCTGGCCGTCAATCCGTTTACTAGTTTAGAATGGTGTTTTGTCATTCTTCCAACGTATTTGTATTATAATGTTATGCTTCAATGTCCACGACTATGCAATTCCTTGccaataatcaaacaaacgtaGAACATAAACTTAAGCGGCCTAATCTGAGATTTTCTCTTTAATAGGGAACAAAAGGTAAATTATTGCCGAAGTTATTTCTTCAATTATTTATTACTCGTTGGTTTAATAGCAACAGACAGGCTATTGTATTCCACAGATCTATACTTTAAAGGTAGACCTTCCTCATTATTGTTTGCAAATACCATGTAAATTAAAACGGAAACCAAGTCAATTGGACTTTCCTGTATTTATCATATTCTATGATAAAACCTAGACCTAATAAACCAAAATTCTATTTACGCAAATATACATTGCAGTTTTTGTAAGATCCGGTTACTTTGTATATTTAGTTGTATGCCTTTTCAATATGGCTGTAACAGGGCAGTTTCCCTCCCAGGGATCAAAAGTACTACTctactctctccaccccaacctCACCACCAATGAGACTCTCCCAAATGCCTCCACTCATTCCACTCCTCTATGGGGCACGCGCATGCTATCGTATCTGATCCGAATTCCTTCAAGGGTGCACAGATTTGGCGCTACTAGAGCACACAGTATAAGCGCAGCTTCGCACGTTCATGTCCATGACTCCTGTGACCCTCTGTGACACTTATCCGCATGGCAGGACATGCTGCAGGATCCCTCCTTTGCCCTGCCCTACTGGAACTTTGCCATCGGCGGCAGCACGTGCGACATCTGCACCGACGACCTCATGGGCGCCCGGAGCAGCTTCGACATGAACTCCCTCAGCGCCAACTCCCTCTTCTCCCAGTGGAGGGTCATCTGCGAGAGCGTGGAGGACTACGACTCTCTGGGCACCATCTGCAACAGTACGTcccgggaggtggggggtgggtgtttGTCCATGCCGTCCGCAGGGCTGACACCGCCAACGCTGGCCTGTAACGGTTCGAAGGCACCGCAAAAAGCACCAGAGCTGTTCCCAAGCATGCAGACGTCCTGTGAGATCCATCTAAAACTCCTCAGAAACCCCCTTTTAGTTTATGGTGTAGATGTTTGACCCAGGTCTGTGGCTGACAACCTCAAAGTGTGCACTATCTGCTGTAACTAAGACTTTCATGTAAATGTGAATGAAGTTGCTGTGGGCCTATAGTTTAATAGGTGCATAGTTGCACAATCCACtgtaaagggagtcaggtggctgagcggtgagggaaatcgggctagtaatccgaaggttgccagttcgattcccggtcatgccaaatgacgttgtgtccttgggcaaggcacttcaccctacttgcctcgggggaatgtccctgtacttactgtaagtcgctctggataagagcgtctgctaaatgactaaatgtaaatgtaaaccctgATTAGTCAAAACTTCAAGtaatcaagttcaagtcttttattgtcagatgcacagaacaacacaaggtcagactgggcattgaaattcttaggacaagtaATATAATCTCCTcagtaaataaaatacaaaataattgaTTTTCACAATTATCATTTACTTAGTAATTGCTGAAATTACTTTGATTGTTTGATGTCATTAGTTTCCACAAAAGGTACGAGTATTACTAACATAATCGGGTCTAACatggttctcctcctccttccctcagacACTGAGACCACCCCGATCAGGAGGAACCCTGCGGGGAACGTCAACCGCCCCATGGTGCAGCGCCTGCCCGAGTCCCAGGACGTGGCCGACTGCCTTCAGGTCACCGCCTTCGACACGCCGCCCTACTACTCGACCTCCTCTGAGAGCTTCCGCAACACCATCGAGGGTGAGCGCCTAGCCAGGGGCTGTGTGTACCGACGCGAGTGCTCATGGATCTGGATGTAcaagaacgcacacacacaccgactcacCCTTACGTTACGTATTATGAACACACTTTCAATTATCGAAAACACATTTCCGCACTGCAGACGCAACATACACTTTGACATTGTCATCCACACACTGCCGCGACGATCGTCCTGCATTTGTTAtttgacatgaaaaaaaaaggCTCAAGAGGGACACTGTTGTTATGTTGTGCGCACAGGCTATAGTGCTCCCCAGGGCAACTACGACCCCGCTGTGAGGAGCCTACACAATCTGGCCCACCTGTTCTTGAACGGGACGGGCGGACAGACCCACCTCTCCCCCAACGACCCCATCTTCGTCCTGCTGCACACCTTCACGGACGCCATCTTTGACGAGTGGCTGAGGAGACACGGCCCGGGTAAtgcacacttcctgtttgcgCACCCGTCTGTGACATGCTGTTCGCCGAACACGCATTGTTTCAAAATTCAAGTATCCCATACATACACTTTGACTTCCAAAATCCTTCAACATTCTCGGGCAGAGAAGACACGTTCGGAATATAGATGTCACACAGTGACGTCGTCGAAAACACGAGACAACCTCTGGCTAGCGTTGTCAGACGTACGGTCCCATTGCGTTGATTCAGTCATTCATTCGAGGATGACTCTTCCTGATGTGTCTTGCAGATTCAGCAGTCTACCCCTCAGAGAATGCCCCCATCGGCCACAACCGAGGGTACAACATGGTGCCCTTCTGGCCGCCAGTGGCGAACGCTGAGATGTTTGTGAGCGCTCCCGAGAACCTTGGGTACTCTTACGAGGCAGAATGGCCATGTGAGTACAGTTCCTGCTCGTAAAATCTGGATTTCTTTCTTCCAGCACTTCCGTCATCACTCTGTTTTGATTCTCTTCACGACTCATATCTTTACCTGACATTTTAGGCAGGTGGTTTGTTCAACGCTAGCACCCGTGTGGGAGAAGCTAAggtatgtttattttttattttttatgtcatCTCCAGCTCAGCCCTTCACTCTGACCGAGGTCATCACCATTGGCATTGTGGCGGCCCTGGTCGTCGTGGCGATCATTTTCGCCATCACCACGTGCGCCGTGCGCTCCAGGTCCAAGATGGATGGCCGACAGCCGCTGCTCGGGGAACAGTACCAACGTTACGACGACGGCAAAAGCCAGTCCGTAGTCTGACATCGCTGCTCCAGAAAAACATCCTTTGCAAATCGTATTTAAAATGACTGTCAATTTCAATATGGTTTGCGTCCCACACTGATCCTCCATAACATGATTTCTTcattttgttttattgttttgtctGGCAAGCATAAAAACGTGTATTTGTAAAACATTCAATACAATTGAAACCAATTTGGGCCACACTGTAAGTTAGTGTCGATCTACTACATAGCGATACCTACAGTACCAACATTGTAGTTGCATAGGGACCGCAATGTACTTACAATTAATTACAGTTTAGCGGTAAAGTAAATACACAAATGAAAGTGAGACTTTCAACTGCCCTTCTACAACATCCACTTACACCCCTCCccatacttacatttacatttagtcatttagcagacgctcttatccagagcgacttacagtaagtacagggacattcccccgaggcaagtagggtgaagtgccttgcccaaggacacaacgtcagttggcatggccgggtatcgaactggcaaccttcggattactagcccgattccctcaccgctcagccaacagacccCCCATACTTGACTTCCTACTGTTTTATAATAACCTATAGGTCTACAGCTGACACTTAACGCCATTGAATTACATAGCTATTCCTGTAACTGAAACGTTTTGCTATAGCTAATGTAGTTCATGTAAAGTTCATGTCAAGTTTGCTTTCAAATTGTATAAATGGATACAAATTGAATGTACCTAAGGGTCCAAATTGACCTTGCACAACATTCTTAGTGAAAGAGTGCAGTAAAGTCCTTGATGTAAAATGTATATGATTTCTTTATAGCACAGATTAAATGTGTTGACAATTTCAAAAATGTTCTCCCTGTCCTGGATAATTACATAGTTTGAAATGAGGGTGCAGCTCTGGTGGACATAAATGGCAGTTCTCATGAGCAAACACAAGGGGGAGCTAAATGCTTGTGTTCTTGTGGTGATGGTTCATTTTCTGTTTTGGTTGAGAACCAGTtacccaacaacaacaaaataatattCTTCAATTAATATCATTATAAAATTTGAGTATTACATAATTACTAATTAAGCTTATattcagttatatttaggaCTACTTCAGTAAACATCTGTAAGCTTTGCAAATGCATTTACATGATTGATTTAGAAGCATTTGATCTTCAGCCATTCCACTTTGTTATAAATGAGTTCTTTCATCAAATAATTCATCAACTCAGGACCAAAATGTTTGGTATTAAAAAATGCATGCAACAAGTCTGAATTATAGTAGTATATCCCAGACTTGCAAAAAAAGTCCCTCTTTAAAATCTCAACAGAATGATATTGCATTATACCAACATATATTAAACAT belongs to Osmerus mordax isolate fOsmMor3 chromosome 23, fOsmMor3.pri, whole genome shotgun sequence and includes:
- the LOC136967551 gene encoding 5,6-dihydroxyindole-2-carboxylic acid oxidase-like isoform X1, producing MWKYGFLVLLGAILVRAQFPRECVTPEGLRSGQCCPSPFGLPNDACGSSTGRGQCISVSADSRPHGPQYPHDGRDDRELWPVRFFNGTCQCNGNFTGYNCGRCRHGWTGINCDQPVAVVRRNVMQLSSDQKRAFVNALDQAKRTVHPDLVIATRRYQEIFGPDGNTMQFQNITIYNYFVWTHYYSVSKTFLGADQPSFGGVDFSHEGPGFVTWHRYHLLQLERDMQDMLQDPSFALPYWNFAIGGSTCDICTDDLMGARSSFDMNSLSANSLFSQWRVICESVEDYDSLGTICNNTETTPIRRNPAGNVNRPMVQRLPESQDVADCLQVTAFDTPPYYSTSSESFRNTIEGYSAPQGNYDPAVRSLHNLAHLFLNGTGGQTHLSPNDPIFVLLHTFTDAIFDEWLRRHGPDSAVYPSENAPIGHNRGYNMVPFWPPVANAEMFVSAPENLGYSYEAEWPSQPFTLTEVITIGIVAALVVVAIIFAITTCAVRSRSKMDGRQPLLGEQYQRYDDGKSQSVV
- the LOC136967551 gene encoding 5,6-dihydroxyindole-2-carboxylic acid oxidase-like isoform X2 — protein: MWKYGFLVLLGAILVRAQFPRECVTPEGLRSGQCCPSPFGLPNDACGSSTGRGQCISVSADSRPHGPQYPHDGRDDRELWPVRFFNGTCQCNGNFTGYNCGRCRHGWTGINCDQPVAVVRRNVMQLSSDQKRAFVNALDQAKRTVHPDLVIATRRYQEIFGPDGNTMQFQNITIYNYFVWTHYYSVSKTFLGADQPSFGGVDFSHEGPGFVTWHRYHLLQLERDMQDMLQDPSFALPYWNFAIGGSTCDICTDDLMGARSSFDMNSLSANSLFSQWRVICESVEDYDSLGTICNNTETTPIRRNPAGNVNRPMVQRLPESQDVADCLQVTAFDTPPYYSTSSESFRNTIEGYSAPQGNYDPAVRSLHNLAHLFLNGTGGQTHLSPNDPIFVLLHTFTDAIFDEWLRRHGPAVYPSENAPIGHNRGYNMVPFWPPVANAEMFVSAPENLGYSYEAEWPSQPFTLTEVITIGIVAALVVVAIIFAITTCAVRSRSKMDGRQPLLGEQYQRYDDGKSQSVV